GGAAACAGCCACATCTCAAGCTTGCTCTCACATATACACTTGCAACCAGGCTGGGGTAAAAGTCAGGCTCTGACCTTTATTTCCTACGGTCACAGTTCAGGCCGACCCTGACATCATTGCTCCAACTCTTACCCCAATGCTCAGTACTGGGAGCTCCTGGGGAGGGCGAGGAAGGAGGAGCTACAGAGACAGGGACGTGAGGTACAAGGAGAGCCTGGAAGATGGATGCAGGAGAGGGGATTAGAGGTGCAGAAGGTGAAACAGGAcgtggtggggcggggggacaACCGGAAGAGTTAGGGCAGTGCTGGGGAGAGAGATGCGAATCCAGGACAGAGACACGCTAAATGGAAAGCTGGGAGAAGAGGAAATTAGAagacaggaagggaaaggagggttTGGAACGGAAagggagcaggagacagagctgaGGACATGGTGAGGAGTGGATGGAAACAGACGGTCACGGTGCAGGGCAGATGCAGGGCGGGTGCAGACTTATGCggggaaattgaggcagagaTGCCGAGAAGGCTAGCAAGCAGCCACGGGCAGGCTGGGCGCCCTAGTCTTTGCTGGTGATGGAGCCCGGGTCGGTGCTGGAGGTGGGGCCAGGGCTCGAGACTTGGCCTCTGCTGGACCCGAGGCCGCCACTCGACTCTGACCCGGTGCCTCTGCTCTCCGCACCTGTGCGGCTTTCCTGGACGCCACTGGACCCTACGTATCCGGTGGACCCCAGGTAGCTACTAGAGCTGGGGGTCCTGAAGGTCACACGGCCCCCCGTGGAGCCCCGGCTGGAGAGCGGTGCTCCCATGGCGCTGGTGGAACCGAAGGTCACGTGGCCTACGCTGGAGCTGGGGTCACCAAAGGTGACACGGCCGACGTTGGAGCCGGTGGCACGGCCTGCACTGGATGTCAGGATGCCACTCGTCCTCTGGCTCAGGATGGACCCAGGGATGATACTGGGGCTCTTGGCGACCACGGCGGGTGAGCCTGAGGCGACCCTCTGGGTACTGGAGAGGCTGGGTACGCTCGGGGTGCTATCGACCTTCCTCACGGCCTCAGCCAGCTCCCTCAGCTGCTGCTCCCGCGCCTGCTCCCGCGCCTCCAGCTGTGGGGCAGGCGAGTTAGGGTCCCAGGAAAGGGCCTGCCCCAACCCCGCGGGGCCCCCATCCTCACCAGTTTTTTCACTTGGCTCCGCAGCTCTTCCGCGCTCATTGGAGAGTCGTCTTTGGCCTCAAAGCCTGGGGTGTCCTCTCTAAagtggggggaaggcaggaagggaggacaCTCGTGGCCACAACAGGCCGATGGCTCCTCGTTGCTAGACCCAGAGACCGTTAGCCAGGCCCTGGCCAGCCTGAGTGCCCTTTGGCTTTCTGGTCTACCTGGGCCCAGTTCCGTTCTCTGCAGCCCGGACTCCTTCTGGTCCCCCCAAAGCACCCACTCCTACCTTCTACTCTCCACAGAGCCACACTCACCTTCTGGTATCCAAGAGCCCCCCCAAAACCCTCCATCCCATTCACTGTCCCCTCAGCCCCCGTGGAatgtccttcccctgctcctgccacCCGCCCTGTGCCTCACTGGTTGTCCGGGAGCTGAGGCAGGGCCACCTTCTTCGGAAGGTCCTCAGGGCTCTGGCCCAGAACCAGGAGGGCAGCGTTACCCAAGCTGGAGGAGCTATAGTTCTGGAGGGTGGATAAACCAGTGGTCAGCTCATCCCCAAGGCCCCGGCATCTGAGATTCGGGCTCCCtgtcccgcccccgcccccgagcCCCCTGCATCTCCACCTGAAAATCTAGGTAGGCCTGCACAGACAGAAGGTCCACCAGCCGCTTCTCGATGAGGCCCAGGAAGAGGCCGATGTCCCGGTCTCGCATGCGGGTCTTGACCCCCAGGAGGTCCTTGATGACGGTGTTGTCACACCGGGCCCTGGTGAAGAGCTTCTGGATGTCTGAGGTTGGGGGGGACAGGCTGTCACAGACTCAGCGCCCGCTGGGGGcctgccctctcctgccctcGGAGGCTTCCCCCTCCGACAGCCAGGCAGCAGGAGAGCGTGGCCGTGGGCCTGGCCACGGGGCCCAGAACCACAGaaggcagaaggtgagggaggtCAACGGGAAAGCTGACAAAGGCACCATTAACTTTCAAGGACTTCTCACACCTCCGTCAGAAACACCCGACTTCCCTCTCACCCAGCAACCCCGCACCGCCCCATCTCCCCCAGAGAAGCATTCACATGGGTGCTCCACGGGAGAGGTCGGAGGACAGCCATGTGCCACCAAGGttgccttctttgtttttttttaatattggccCCCACCTGCACCCGACTGGATTAGCCGTGGCCTTGGCTGGCCCACCAGCCACTGCCATGAACCACCCTCGGCTCTCACAGTTGGCCCGTGCGTGGCCCACTTGTATCTGGTTACTGTCTCAGGGGAACTGGCTACTGTTGGTGACATTAGAAGGCACCTTGACACAAATCCGCAGCCCACGGCACTGAGTCTCCACTTGTCCCCGAGCTGCCTCCACCTGAGCTCCCAACTCCTATATAGTTTCCTGCTGGGGTCCCTCCCTGAACATTGAGCTCGGGGGCATCCCCAAACCCACTCCTTTTCCCAAGTACCCCCGCCAGGCCAGACCCTGTGCGGACCCCGACACCCCCCACACTGCCTGTCGGTCTGATACCTTTGGGCCCgtcccctcctctccatcctcctcctccaacCTCTCTGTCCACGGCCTCTCCTGCTCACAGCcctcccatggctccccagtgccccagCCTGGCACCTCTTCAGAATCcgcccccctccacctcccactcACACCCTTGCACCCCTTCTCCACACAAAGAGCCTACATTCCTACAAGTATCTCCAGGCCTCGGCCCCACCTGCTgggggcacccccacccccaactgttCAGTTAAATACTCATCCTCCAAAATCAGCCTCAAGCATCACCGCTTCCAGGGAGCCTGCAGCCGCCCCAGCAGAGCCGGCTTCAGCAAGCGGCAGGTGCAGGGGCTCAGGGCGCCCACACTCAGGGGGCCCCACCTTGGGCTTGGTCCTCTGCTGTCCTCATCATGTTTAACAAAGCGCCCTACCTTTTCATTCTGTGCTGGGCCCAGCCGATTCCGGCAGAGTTGAGGCTCCCACAGTGCCTGAGGGCCCTCCGTCCTAAGCCCTGGGATGGTGGCGAGTACCCAGCACCCCTGCTggtctcctcccacccctgccctggggggCCTTCTCACTTAGCACCAGGCGTGGTGCGGTCCCGCACGGTCATGGTCATATCAGGACAGAGAAAAGGAGGCTCTGGAGCTAGGGGAGCTCCTAGTGTGACCCCACGGTGGCTCCTCTGCTTGCTGGCCCAGGACACCTTCTCAGCTTCCCCACGACGGCCGGCCCATCTGCTTTTCACCACCACCCACCAGGTAGCACGGCCATCCTGTTGCCAGGGGGGCTCAGGCCCGGGAAACCACACACCAAGCTTCCCAAACGATGGAGCTGGCTTCAAACCCAGGGCAGCCTGACTCTTGAGCGCTCTACACCGGAAAGcaggacggacggacggacggatggataCGGGATGGACAGACAAGCCAGCGCACGAAGACGCTGTGGAACGTCTCCTCGTGGCCGGCCCGGCTGAGCCCTCCGGGTGGCTCATGGCATCCTCCCACATGAAAAATTTGGGCCAGGCGCTCACCGGCCTTTAGCTCCTCCAGCTGCCGCCGGAGGTCACGGAAGCTGGCCTCCACCCGGACGGTCTCGGCGTGCACCTCGTCCGTGCGCTGCTGCAAGTCCTTCCGCTGCTGCTCTTGCTGCGCGCGCACTTTATCCTCGCTGGTGCGCGTGCTCGCCAAGGCCTCCTGCATCTGCCGAGCGGAGCACGTGCCCATTGCCGGGGCAgctcggggaggggggcggcggtgggcagaggagatgggggaccggggagcggagggggagggggaggggggcctcACTCACCTCCTTGATCTCCTCCTGCAGATGCTCCAGCTCCGAGTTCTGCTCGTTGATGAAGGTGAACTCCGTGAAGTTGCGCTCCTCCACTGGAGAGAGGCGGGAGAGGCGGGTCAGAGAGCCGGCGACAGAGGGACACACACGACACGGAAAGAGAGATATCGAGACAGACAACAGACACAAGCGcgcagagtcagagagagacgGAGACGGAGAGGTAGAGGCACAGAAAGCCAGGGGGACACAGAGGAAATCGGAACAAATCAgagtaagagaaagagacagggacgAAGTCAAGAGAGACCCAGAAATACTtcgagacacagacacacagaggaagagagaagagagggcgAGAAAACAGCGGAGGTAGGGAAAGAGAGACCCGGGAGAGGACAGCAACAAGCACCCGGAGGGAGAAACACAGAGGTTGAGGGAAGATCTGGAGAGAGACCGGGAGGCccggaatggggaggaagggggagataGGGGCGGGGAGACAGACACAGCCAGAAACAAACGGACATGAAGACGCACGGAGGGGACTGAGAGATGCAGGCCAGAGGGAGACTCACACAGGAGAAAGGGCTCAGAAGGCTCTAGACGGGCAGGGAGAGAGACTGGGGACAGCgcaagagaggcagaggcagggcggCCGGGAGAGGGGCGAGAAGGGCGCCAGACGCCCGAGTCTGCAGCGCAGGTGCCCGAGTCCCCAGGGCCCAAGAGGTGGCCCTCGGTGACCGTGACGAAGCTCAGCCTGCgcctaagggggggggggtgttgctgGGGGGCCCCCGCACCTggacctcctccctccccccgccgGCGCGGCCCGTACTCACTCTCCAGGTACTTCTCCACCAGCAGGTCCGGGTCGCGCTCCCCAGTCAGCTGGGACAGCTTGTTCATGGCGTCCTCGCAGCGCATCACCAGCTTCTCCTGGGAAGTCCTCCGGAGGCCCTCGGCCACCTcccgggctgggggaggaggggcgctGAGGTCGGCGCCCGCGGTGGCCAGGGGCGCAGAGGGGCCTGGGCAGCCTGAGCCAAGGCCGCGCGCGCCCTGCCCGCTCCGCGTCCGGAGACCCCGAGCCCCGCGCGCTGGCGGCCTCGCGGGCTGCGGAGGCGGCGGCCGGGGCCTCACCGCGTTTCTCGCGCTTCTCCACGACGGCGGGGTCCGGCTGCCGGTCGTTGTTCTTGAGCTTGAGGAAGCGGTGCAGCTGCTCCAGGTGCGCGATCTGCCGCTGCAGGGTCTGCACCTCCGCGTCGTTCTGGGCCACCTCCTTCTCCGCCCGCTCCCGCAGCAAGCCCATCTTGCTCTTTGCCtcctccctgggggggggggggggtcaggggtcagggagACTGGGGGATCGGGGTCAGCCTGGGATCCCAGGGCTGGCGCAGAATCAGGTTGCAGTTTCCCCGAGGTCATGAAAAGCAGCAAAGTTCCTAGGTTCCTAGAGGTCCGGTTAGGTTACGcggggcggggtgtgtgtgtgtgtgtgtgtgtgtgtgtgtgtgtgctgggccATGGAAGGGACTGATGGGGCATTGCTGCGTGCACGCACAGGGTGACCGTGGGAGCCATGGAACAGGAGGCAGGATGGCGAGGAGGACACACTCAGAGATTATACTCAGGCCCAGAAGGGGTAGGCCCAGGTGATAAGGTAATGATTGTGCTGGAGTTTGGGGGTCATGCGGTTGGAAATATAAGAGGCTTGACCATTCAGGGCGTCATGTTGGCCAGGCGGATGACATCACCAGCACTGACGCGCACACCCTGTTGGGGTATCAGAGACGCTCTAGAAGCCTCCATCATTGAGCCCCTTCCGGCCTGCCTGTCTGAGAATGTGGCTTTTAAGCTTTTGAACACAGCACAGCCCACTGTAAATTCTGAGGGTCTCAAACCTATTTCCCAGGTCACAGAGTCAAAGGTCAGAGGGTCATTATGTTGGGAGAATAGCAGGCCAGTGTCCTCAGGTCCCTGCCCATGGACCATTCTAGTTCCCACCTTCACTCCTGGGCCTCCACCCAGAGCACCAGCGTCTTGTTCTGTTCAAATTCCTTTCAGACCTACGCATATCAGTCCTCCTGGGGAGGAAGCCTCCCCTGGCACCCACCAGCCCAGCCCCGGTGCCACGTCCAGGTGCTGGTGACTGCCCTTCAGGGATTAGGACTCACAGTTCTTTCtgtgccttgggctccatgccaaccgaggggcagggaagaggggcccCCACTTCCTGAGAGGCGGGCCCTGCCATTATTACGGTCATGTCACAgtggaggaaacaggctcagagaggggacgTGACCTGCCCCGGGTCATCCAACAAGGAGGCGCTGGAGACGCTGGCTGGCTGATCTGACGGGGAGTGTCCACAGGCTACCTGCCCGGGGCCTTCTAGCTGAGACCACCCTGTCCCTGTTCCCAGCTGCACCACCTGCCGCCATCAGCTGGAAGAGCATCCGCGGAGACTCCCACCGTGCACACAGGCCACCACGCGTGGCACTTGGCAGAAGAGAGGAGCTGGGCCCCTCGAGTTCTCTCTCCAGAAACCAAATTGGGAACGGCTAAGAATGTCGAAGAGCAGGGAGCTGTAGCTAGGGGGACGCACGGAGAGAAGCCATAGAAGGTCATATTCTGAAGGTCAAGTTCCGAGGAAGCCAAAGCCATGTGTGAGCAGAAGCCACGAGAGGCAGTCGGGGCTCTGAAGGGGTCGTGACGGACCAAAGGCAAGAAACTGCAGAATCGGccacaagaaggaaggaagtactgATCCAGGCTACACCGTGGGTGAACCCCGAAAGCGTTATATTCAGCGAAACAAGCCAGACTCCAAGTCACATGCTGTATGGTTCCGCTGCCATGAGATGCACGGAGCACGGAAGTCGGTAGACGCAGGCAGGAGAGCAGTGGTTTCCAGGGAACTGGGGAAGACAGAGTGACTGCGTATTGGGTACCggcttccttttggggtgatgagagcGCTTTGGACCCAGATAGAAGCAAGTGTCctgaatgccactgaactgtacatttcaACATGGTGAATTTTGTTACATGCATCTtagcaaggaaagaaagaggaaaggaagggaaagaaaaggaaaggagaggagaagggaggggaggaaaggggaggaaaggggaggaaaagtCACAGCAACTGTCTGGTAGATTTGGGCTCTCACGATGTCCTGAGGAATCATGCGCCATGAGTAAGCAGAAGTCAGGAGGTAGAAAGAAGCTAGCGAGTAGGACGACTAGGACTGGGATGTAGGAAGCCACTGGAAGTAAGAGAACAGGGCTGAAACTCAGACAGGAgctgagctggagggagagagagcagggagctcCTGGCAGCCCCTGTGACAGAGACGGGCCAATAGCACAACAGCCTGGGCTTCAGACCCCACACACGCAACTCCATCTGAAGGTGGCCTGAGAGGATCTCCGTCCCTTTCAGCCAATACTGATAAGCAACAGTCTAATTCCTCTCAGGCCCCGatgcttccccagcccctggctccggCACCCACGAGGCCGCGTGCACCACCCTGATTCATTCTCTCCGCACCCCGTGTGCTATGCGCGATGGGGCCAAAGAGGGTAATCCACACATGCCACAAGTGGGACCTTGCCGGAGGAATTGGGAAgtcagtggaggagggagaagggcaccTCATAAAACAATAATAGGTTATGACAGTCTATCTCCGGAGTTCTGACCCCTCCCGCCCAAGCCTTAGGGCAAGGTGCCTACCGCGTGAGCTCTGCGTGTCCCGGGAGGCCTGGGCGGGGCCCTACCTGACGGTGTAGGCCGCTGCCGAGGAGACCATCAGGGAGCTGACCGTGTTTCGCAGAAGCTCGACTTCCTGCGAGAGAACAAAACCAACGTCCTTCCTACAGCCTCCTTACCGCAGGGCTTTTCTTAGGCCCCCGCAGCTCCCCTACGAGAACGGGGACTCCCGCACCATCCAGATGGGGGGACCGTCCTCATTAGCGGCCGCTGGGGAGAGGGATCTGAAAGAGGTACCGAGTACagggaaaggaaactgaggagtGGAAACGCGGCTCAGAGGGCTTATCCCGGCAGAACCCTCATCCCAGAACATTCCTACGAGCACCAACCCAACTTTGTGGTCGGGCTCAGAAATTTGCATGACTTTCATAATGGTGACCTCACGAACCTGTTTTCTAGTTCCAAAGAAATGTCTTTGGAATGTCTTTGCAGTATTATGGCTCAAAAGAATTCTTTcgggagaaagaagggaggaaattatatatatatttacacacatatataatgtgtgtatgtatatatatatatatatacatgtatatgcgtatgtgtacatatatgtacacgTGTATATCTAAGTATACATCCGGTGTACATATATGCACAAATAAGTGTGTACACATACAGTCATTCATCTACGTATGTATATgaacacatacacaaggaacgaAGTGGAAGAGATGAAGAGGAAATGGGGTTTCCCTGGAAGACCTTTTGGAGTACTTTTGGTTTGGAACCCCTCTTCAAGGTTCacatattcaggggcgcctgtgtggctcggttaagcacctgccttcggctcaggtcatgatctctgggttctggCATTGAGCCcagcgtctggctccctgctcagtggggagcctgcttctctctctctccctctgcccctcccccccaactcgtgtgagcactcacgctctctctctctttaataaataatctttttaaaaaagattttatttacttatttgacagagagagagacagccagcgagagagggaacatgagcagggggagtgggagaggaagaagcaggctcccagcggagcagggagcccaatgcggggctcgatcccaggaccctgggaccacgccctgagccgaaggcagacgcttaacgactgagccacccaggcgccactcaattcaataatcttaaaaaaaaaaaaaaagcaacaaccaGGGGCACatgaaaagcacacagaagcCAGCTTGAAGGGCTCCCACTAGCTCCCACTAACTTGCCTCCCTTACCTGGGACAAGTTGAACGTCATCATGAACAATGACGGCCATGGAGTAAAGTGAGAATCCACAAATGCTCACTGATAACACGCAAATACttaggggaggaggagaagctcTTCCTTAAGTAAAATGCTCTCTGACAAATGTAGGAGGAACGATAGAGGTAGAAgaaaaaatcaccatttggcagCCATTGTGATAGAATAATCATCCAGGCAAGAATCATTCATGGATGCCCAAACAACCGAGTGGACACGTGTCGGGGAACAAGATATTTACCTGGTCTCCGAGAATCTCCACTTACTCCTCACAAAGGGAAAACTCCACTGGAGAAACGAGGCTGACCAAGGGGTCAACGTCAACATCACCAGTTAAGGGACCAACTGCCATCGTGTGTCTCCTACATACGCACACCCAGGACACAACATCACAACATCATGACATCACAACATCGCAACATCACACCATCTGTGATATTCCGCCCAAAATGCGCAACACGAATCTCATCGTGAAAAAAGATCAGACACACCCATGTTGAGGGGCTTTTGTACAACACAACTGGCTTCCAAAATGTCAAAGTCATGACGACAAAGCAGGGCTGAGGGATGGTTCCAGAACAGAGCCGTGGACAACTAAATGCAGTGTGGGACCCTGGCTTGGAGCCTGGAGCAGGAAAATCAAATTAGCTATAAAGGACGTCATTGGGACCATCGGAAAACTTTAAACAAGGACTATTTTGAATTGTAATAACATTGACATTCCTGACTTGGATAACCGCCCTGTGTTTCTGTAAGAAAATGGTCTCATTCTCAGGACATACACACTGACGTTCTTAGGGGCATAATGTCCGCAGTGTACTCTCAAATAGTTCAGCAActgtaataataaattattttcagtaaaaatagtacttagagagagagagtgtgtgtgtaaatatggCAAATTATCAATCTTGGTGAAAGCTAGACTTCTCTATACTATTCTTtcagggaagggaaggtggaggagaaaggaaatgtCCTCAAGGGACATCAAAGGTTACAGAGATACCCACAGAATGTAAACGGTCTTGCTTGCTCATTGATTGCCCTGGCTGATGATATTCAAAATGACATCTCTGGCTTCTGCAAGTCTAAATGAGGCTGCTTTCTTTGTTAGAGGCATTCTGGAACATTCTCGAGGTCTCCATTGCCTCTGGACTCAAGTAAACCTATGACTCCAGCAGATTCCATACTTGAGGCCACAGTGATGGAGTTGAAGGGGTAACTCTTGCATCCTTTCCCCTACCCCAGCTGGGCCAAGGGGTCCTGGGTTTTAGGGCCACTGACCTTCTGCAGTTTGCGGTCCACATTCAGATAGCGGTTCCTCTCAATGCGCAGGAGATCCAGCTCCTCCCGCAGGGCCGCGTTGCGCACCAGCTGGTTGTCAAAGCGACACGTGACCTGgaaggagggtgtgggggggtgtaCAAAGGTCCATCTGAGGCCtggcctgcctccctcttccacactCAGCCAAGGAGTGGACACTTGTCAGAGGTGAAGCCCGTTCCCAATCTGGGGACCCTGAGAGCATTGCCCAACCGCCCTAAGGACCCAGGCATCAGTCTCCTTTCCTTGGGAACCCTTCATCCGTCCAGGATCATGTCTCCTGATCCTTCTCGAGGAGCCCAGTATTTCAGGCCTGCATCCCTCCAGGAATCTGGTCCATTGTTTCTGGAACTTGACCCCATGCTCAGTTTTCCCCCCAACGCCCAGAGATCAGGTCTGGAAAGAGCCAAGAGGCTGACTCTCACCCTGTCCAACTGGTCTTCTAGGATCTTGATTCTTCGCCGGATCTTGACTTTCTGATCCAGGATGAGTCCTGGGGACCTGACATCCTTATTATGGGTAAAGATCCGGGTCTCCCACTCCTGGATCTGGAGGAAAAAGGAGGATACCTGTTTGTTGGCTGAATGTGGGAGAGACTGAGGCACCAAGAGAGGGCGAGTGGCtgagtgtagctgccatctgccATCCTTGTGGCCCCAGCCATCTGTTCTAATGATGCCCTCCTTCTTCTACCTCTTCTGCTAACGATGCCCAACCTTCCATGTGCTTCTGGCTTCCAAACACAAGCCACCCTACCAGCCACATGACCCAGGTCCTGACAATCACGGTACTTGTCCTAGAGGTGGATGGGTTGACTGACCCAAGTTGAGCCAGACTGAATCCCTTCCCGGTATTTTGGGGGAAATGCATGAGCTGGATGGGACTCCTGCAGTCATAGTTGGTCATAGTCGGTCATAGTCCCCAGAACGCAGAGGGTCCTGGGAGGATGAAGCCAGTAGACAAAGTGGAGACAAGAGACTGAGAGATGGgcacccctgggtggctcagtcgttacgcgtctgccttcgactcagggcgtgatccccgcgttctgggatcaagccccacatcaggctcctccgctgggagcctgcttctccctctcccacccccctgcttgtgttccctctctcactggctgtctctctctctgtcaaataaataaaatctttaaaaaaaaaagagagagagactgaga
This genomic window from Ursus arctos isolate Adak ecotype North America unplaced genomic scaffold, UrsArc2.0 scaffold_19, whole genome shotgun sequence contains:
- the ODAD1 gene encoding outer dynein arm-docking complex subunit 1, whose product is MPLGHSAGSTRSEDGSEAFLEGMVDWELSRLQRQCKVMEGERRAYSKEVHQRINKQLEEIQRLEGVRDKLQVQISVAQSQVKRLRDSERLENMGQLLKCRVQVQAEVRELQEQTRALDKQIQEWETRIFTHNKDVRSPGLILDQKVKIRRRIKILEDQLDRVTCRFDNQLVRNAALREELDLLRIERNRYLNVDRKLQKEVELLRNTVSSLMVSSAAAYTVREEAKSKMGLLRERAEKEVAQNDAEVQTLQRQIAHLEQLHRFLKLKNNDRQPDPAVVEKREKRAREVAEGLRRTSQEKLVMRCEDAMNKLSQLTGERDPDLLVEKYLEMEERNFTEFTFINEQNSELEHLQEEIKEMQEALASTRTSEDKVRAQQEQQRKDLQQRTDEVHAETVRVEASFRDLRRQLEELKADIQKLFTRARCDNTVIKDLLGVKTRMRDRDIGLFLGLIEKRLVDLLSVQAYLDFQNYSSSSLGNAALLVLGQSPEDLPKKVALPQLPDNQEDTPGFEAKDDSPMSAEELRSQVKKLLEAREQAREQQLRELAEAVRKVDSTPSVPSLSSTQRVASGSPAVVAKSPSIIPGSILSQRTSGILTSSAGRATGSNVGRVTFGDPSSSVGHVTFGSTSAMGAPLSSRGSTGGRVTFRTPSSSSYLGSTGYVGSSGVQESRTGAESRGTGSESSGGLGSSRGQVSSPGPTSSTDPGSITSKD